The Haloarcula litorea genome contains the following window.
GTGGAACCCCTCTGCGTCGATCTCCGTCTCGGCCTGGGCAAGGAATTCGTCGTAGTCCTCCCAGAGAATCGTGCCCTTCGGGGCAACGGCTTCGAGGCGCTGGCGATGTAGATGGTGTACGAGTTCACGGGCGAACTCGTGGAGACGGTCGAAGTCGGCGTTGAACTCGTAGTGGCCGTCGGCCGTCCCGACGAGCCCACGGTCGCGAAACCGCTTGAGGACCCGGTTGACCGTGTTGCGGTAGTTGTCGCTCCGGTCGGCGATCTCGGAGACGGTTCGCGGCTGGTCGAGGTAGTACAGCACTTCGAGTGTCTTCCCGGTCAGCAGCTCGGGGAAGTCGATATGGGAGTGCTGGCGGACGAGGTCGCGGTAGAGTTCGACGGCGCGAGCATCCGACGGAACGACTCGTTTTCGCCGCCCGTCGCGTTCCGTGTAGACGAGCCCCTTCTCGACGAGGTCACCGACGGCGCGAGAGAGGTAACTCTCGCTGTGGTCGAGCTTCGTCGCGAGGTCGGAGATCGTGTCGCCGCGGTCGACTGTGGCGAGGACCTCGAGTTCGATGCGCCGGAGCACGGTGTAACATAGTAAGAAACTTGTATATAAAGAAGTTTCGAGTAGTGTTACATCCAGCAGGTGCGAGAACCCTCTCCACCGACTTAACCAACAAAGCTATGGATTCCCGGGACGTGTTGGTTAACACGAGAGTAGCCGATGTCCTACGAACCCCCGACCCCACCGGCGAACCTCCCGACGGAGATCGTCAACACGCTCAACGAGTCAGACCCGGAGCAGCTCCGAGACGTTGCGACGTACGCTGAAGCCCTCGCCGAGCACAAGGAACGGAAAACTCGGCTCGAAGAAGAATCAGACGACGCCGACATCGAGGACCGTCCCGATGATCTCCCGGACGACGTCCCGACGAAGGCGACAATCACGATCAAGGAGATCAATGATAACCGGTACTACTACTGGCAGTGGAGGGAAGTAGACAAAATCAAATCCAAGTATAAGGGGCCAGTCAATCCCGACGAGTAGGAGGGTATCCGGCGAGGTTTCGAAGGGACTACCCCCCGTGTGCGAGATGAATTGGCAGAAGGCATCGAGTCGGCACCCTCCGTGTGCAAGATGAATTGACTCTCATCGACGGACGCCCCGTGTGAGAGATGAATCGAATGATAGATCGCGGTGGACGACACCCCGTGTGCGAAGTGAAATCTTGCGTACCCTTGTCAGACAGTTCTAGTAAAATTGACTACTATTCCGTCGGAGCCACACCCCGTGTGCGAAATGAATCCGACGCCGGCGTCGAGGACTCTTCGAGTTAGTTACCCTCGAAGAAATCCTCTATCTGCGCGTTGACAACGGACCGGATCAAATCTTCGTCGTGTTCCACTTCTTCGAGCCGAATATCGGCTTGAAGCGTCTCAGCGACTACTTCTGGGTCGTCGACAAAGGTGTACTCCTTGTGGACACCACTTCCGTAGCCTCGTCCTCGTTTCTCCGATGTGACGAAGTTGTAGGTCTCGGCCTCACTCATATATCGTAGGTAGGAGTCTCGTGACTTCTCGTCGGAATCGAGGAGATCGGTGAGATACTGATATACGCGGTATGCAACCGTGCTAGGAACAGCGTTCAGGTTTCGTTTGGAGTGGACTGGGACGATTGCAGTAGCGTACAGCGAGAGCTTCTTTTGCGTCGAGAGCCCCTGCATCTGGGTTAACGTCCGATCGCGTTCGGCTTCTTCCTGGGCGTCGCGAACGTGCTCTTCACGAATCGTGTCTTCGCCGGCTCGGTCCGCTATCTCACCGGCTTTCCTGAACAGATCAATTGCCTTGCGCGCATCACCGTGGTCTTGGGCGGCGAACGCGGCACTGAGGGGAATGATGCCGTCCTCAGAACATCGTCTTGGTATGCATCACGACGTCGCTCGAGAATCGACTGCAACTGGTTCGCGTCGTAGTCGGGGAAGACAACATCCTGCGGATTGAATGAACTCTCGGCCCGACCGTCCAGATCTTCCATAAACCGGGGATCGTTCGTGAGCGCAGCGACGGAAACGTGCCCCTCGATGCGACCGAGCTGTGACGCTCGCGACAGCTGGTAGAGCAGTTTCGAATACGCCGGCTCATCGTTCGGATCTCGCTGCCGACCGACTAGAAGATCGACCTCGTCGAGGATGATGATGACCGAGTCGAAATTGTTGCTCAGAATTTCGTAGAATCGATTCAGCTTCTGATCCGTCGAGATACCGCTCTGCGGTATGCCGACATCGACGCCGGCTTCGTGCGCTGCATTTTTCGCCAAGCGATAGACAGCGCGGTCGTGCGATTTGATTGTCTGGCAGTTGATTTTGATGACGCCGAACCGGTCCCCTTGTGAGTTCGCGAGTTCAAGAACCTGCTGACAGACTGCGTTAATGATGAGCGATTTCCCAGTGCCCGACGGCCCGTAGAGAAGCATATTGGGCGGTCGGTTTCCTTGCAACGCCGGCCGAAGATAGGTGATGATGTCGTCCAGCTGGTCATCGCGACCGACAATCCGGTCCTCGTCGATGACAGCGTCGGGATCGAGCAACCCCTTATCCTGAAAAACAGAATTCTGAACGCCCTCCTGAAGACGGCCTTTGATAGATTGTGAGAGGGATTGTTGATCGTCGCCGTCAGCCATGTTTGCGGATTAGGTCGAGACTATAAATAAATATGGGTACCGTGTGCGAGGTTAAATCAGCTGTATTCAGCCGATAGAGGCAGTTTCAAAGAGGGTGTGCGGTTAAGACCATGAACCGCGGGCGAAATCAATTGCTCGAAGAGACCCTCCGTGTGCGAAGTGAAATCAGGTACACGTCGAGGATAGCGACCGCCGTTTCGTCAGAGAAAGCAAGCGTCGATGGGCCTACCCCCCGTGTGCGAGATGAAACACTGGACGGAATTATGAGTCGAATGAGATCGACGAGGTCGGTGGGAGGCGGGACACTCACGGTAACCCGCCCCCACACCCCGTGTGCGAGATGAATTTATCGAAGGGGTGTGGCCGGAGTAGCGCTGGCGATCACCCAATATCGGAGAGATAAGCCACGATCAGCCGAGATAACGGAGGAACAGGCCAGTAGACGTTCCGAATAACTCGCCGAAGAACACGGTCTTGTCACGAAACATACTGTTTCGTTTCGACCGACCTTAGGGCTACTACGGTTCCGATTGACAGAGTGGCTATGTAAAGGTTTCCCTGAAACATAGTCCTTCGTCAGTTGTGCCTTCTCGTCTTCTCTATCCCGTAAAATCGGTTAATACGGTACTTTCGACGCAGCTCTCCGTGATTACCCCCTCCCACCGTTCTCCGGATTTCATATCGCACACGGGGTGTGGGGGTTCACGACTCGTCTTTTCGGTGATTAACCAACGTTCTCCGGCCAATCGCCTTTATGTTGGTTAATTCTTTTTCGACTCCGTGAACGTTGTCAGCTCTGGCACCCGTGTCTCCGAGAGCGCCCGACGAATGTCTGACCGGGTCCAGTCTAATGGTGAGAGAACGCTCTCGACAGCTCTGATGAGTTCCGTCTCGTAGTGGTCCGGATCGTACATCTCGACTTCCTCGTGAGCCAACGCGACCCGCTCTCGCGAGGTCTTCCCATCGTCAACGACGACGTACTCGATGTCCTGTCCCGGATGGATGGCGAGGTTCTGGTCACGAGCGCGCTTCAGCGCCGCCACGTTCTGCGTGTTTTGGGTGTAGCCTTCGAGTGGTTTGGATACACGATTCCGTTCGACGAGCTGCTCAATCGGGACCTGACCAGCGTGTAGCTGGTCGATTGCATCCTGAAGACGTCCGAGCACCGCGTCCGGTGACCGAGTCGCATCGAATCGATTGAGGCACTCTCGCTGAACTCTTTCGATGAAGGGTGGCGTTGAGCGCTGCCGCGCTTCGATCCCTCTCAGTTTGAACTCGTCGTCGCCGGCGACCTTCCCGAAGTACTTCGTCAACGCGCCGGCGTCGCTCTCGCGCTGCGGGACGAACGCCACCCAGTCGTAGTGGGCTTCGTGTTCGAGCCGAATCTCGACGCGTTCCGTGATCTCCGTTGCGAGGGTCTGGAGGTCCTCGCGGTCCTCGTCGTCGACGTCGGGATTCGGCGTCACCCAGATGGAGTCGACGATGCCGTGGACGACGCGCCAGCCCCCGGTTTCCAGCCGCTGTTTCGCCGTCAGCAGAATCTCCCGAGCGAACGCGTTGATCGCCTCGTGGCACTCGATACGGCCGAACTTCGCGTTGCTGAACCCCTGATAGCCGAAGCAGGCGACGAGGATCCACTTCAGCGCTCCCGACCGTCCCTCGAGTTCCGCCAGCCGGTCCTCGTCGGGGTCGTCCCGTTCCTTCTCGCGACGGATGGCCGCCTTGATCTCGTCGCGAGCGTCGATGATCGGCTGTAGCACGTCGACGAGGTAGCCCCGGTCGTCGCAGATCGAGTACCCGAGGCCAGGGACGTCGTCGCGGCCGCTGTGGCAGTCACACCGGATGACGTCCGGCGAGACGTTCCGGGTACAGATGATGTTCGGATACAACGAGGAGAAGTCGAGTTCGTGGACGTTCTCGTGGAGGCCGACCTCGGGCGCGAAGATGAAGCCGCCGCGGTCGGCGTCGTGGAGCGTCCCCATCGGCTTGTAGAACTCGTGGCGCCAGGAGTTCCACGGGACGAGGACGCCGCGGTCGTGGGCCTCACAGATCTGAATCGCCGTAAGGACGTTCCCGATTGACGCCCACGCGAGTTCCTGGACGGGCTTTTTCGAGCGCGACACGAGGTCGAGGACGCCGTCGAGGTTCGTTTCCCCGTAGAAGAACGTGTTCGACTCGTCGATGATCGCCCGGCCGGGCACGTTGTACCGTGCCGGCGAGTGACCGACGCGGCCGTAGCTCGAATACGTCGACCGGCTCGCGAGCTGCTGGTAGTCGACGCCCGGCCACCGACTCAGCGAGAAGTCGTCGACGCCGGCGTCGGTCGCCATCTCGTACAGGGTCGGGACGATCTCGCTCGTTGAGATGACCAGGACATCCGGATTGTGAGCTTCGAGCGCCCCCTGGACGGCGGTCAGGATATCCGTCGGCGAGCCGGAGACGGCGTCGCCGGCGACGGACAGTTCCCCATAGATGTCGTTGCTCGTTTCGGTCACCGGAACGCTGAGCCGGAGCGTCGACAGCTCGCTCGCCGGCGTCGGATCGGCGCCGGTCTCCAGACAGTACCGGAACTCTCGCGAAAAGTCCACGTTGAAACAGGCGAGATCCCCGACTGGATAGGCCGACAGCTGGCGCGCCTGCCGGGCGAGTGGAGTGACGCGATCGATGTGGGCAACGTCGACTGCGAGAACGGCCTCCTCGTCTCGTCGAAAGCCGGGGCGTCGCGCCACTAGTTCGGTCGCGACGACATCCGGGTGCTGGTCGTACACCGATTGGAGCGTCGTGAGGTCGATGTCGGTCTCGGAATCGCGAGCGGCGACGTAGAAACGCAGGGTATACTTGTCTCGTTCTGTTACGACGGCACCGTTGGTGGTCGCCTCCCACTCCAGGACGCGGCCGTCGTCCAGGAAGTCGATTGTGAACGGCATTCCTGTAGAACAAATAGGTGGTATTCCGGATAACCGATGGCGTGTCACTTCCGGATTTCAGAGAACGATGTTCTCTCTCGCAACCATCTCGGTCACGGCGACGACGGATGCTGGTCGTACACCGACTGGAGGATCGTAAGGTCGAGGTCGGCCTCTGGGGCGTGAGGGAAGACGTAGAAGCGTGGGGTGTATTGACATCCTCCCACGGCTGAACCGTGGGATTCCTCCGGTGAGGCTGTGGGCTATACCGTCCCCACGGAGGCAAATTTCCCGTCGCCGGTACTCCGGTCTGTGCGCTCCTCGTTGGGACTGGCCCTCTCGGGAGAGCATGGTGACTCCGACCAAGTGTGGTCGTCCCACGTGAGGCGCACGGGCCGTGCCATCGACCCTGTCTCGAGTTCAGTGCCAGTCTCCCGTTCAAGAAACGTCCGTGAGGCGTCGAGATCAGCGTGGCTCTCGTGTCCACACGAACACCGAAACACGTCGCCATACCGCTCTGTCTCCACCTGCTCGCCACACTCGACACAGGTTGCCGTCGTGAACGCCTCTGACCGCTCTTCGACAAAGATTCCGTACTCCTCGGCAGTGTCTTTGAGACGGTCGACAAACGAGCGGTGTGCCCAGAACTGGTGGGTCTTCTCGTTGACTTCTGGGTGCCAGTGTGTCGAGAGCACGTCAGTGAGGTCGCCCACATACACCGTTGCTACGCCCTCATCATACAGCCGTTCGATCAGGTCACGACAGAGTGCTTCCTGCGCGTGGTCACGGCGACGCGTTCGCTTACGGTACAGTCGGCGAATCCGCTGACTGCTGTACCGACCCTCGCGGAGTTTAGATTGTAGACGGGCGATCTCTTCGGTCGTCTCACGGAAGTCAGCGAACAACTCGCGACCCTCGTAGAGGAACCGTTTGCCGGTCGTCGTCGTACAGGCGACGAAGTTGTTTGCGCCCACGTCCAAAGCAGCCGATTCGTCGGCTAGTGGTGAATCCCGTTGCGAATCTGGTACTGTGACGGGCTGAAAGGCTCTGAACGTGTCGCTCACTTCGTCGTACTGTATTTCCAACTGCCCTTTCTCGCCGTCCCACTTCGGGCTCCCAACAAGTTGCAGACGGAGTCGCTCGTAGTATCCGAGTCCGTACTTCTCTTTCAAGTCTTGCCCTACGGGGATCTCGACTCGACTCCGCTCGCCGAACTCAAGCGTGTACTGGTCGTTCCGGATAAACGTTCGCAGCTCACGTCCAGCGTCTTCGCTACCCCAGTAACCGGGCGGAGCGGCATCCCCGCTGTCTTCACGGGCAGCGAAGAACGACTTCCACGCCGACTTATTCTTGCGGATTACTTGTTGAGCGGTGGCAGAGCCGAGAACACCGACGTACTGTTTCCGGTAGTCGGCGGTGTCCCACACTGACTTGCCATCAAAGAACTGTTGGCGACGTTCGTAGTTGAGTTCGTTCCAGAGACTGGCGGAGGCGTCCAACAATTCGCGGAGTAGCCGCTCGTCGTCGTCAGTAAGCGGTCTGACCGCGAAGGTGTTGGTTCGCCTCACGACAACAGTTTCTTGCCCTTTTACGACTAAAGGTCTTTTGGACGATGAGACCAAACATCGACATCAGCCACACGCTGGCTGGACGCGTGAAGGACTACAAGGAGGCTGCCGATATGGACAGTCTGAGTGAGGCGTATCGAGAGGTGATCGAAGCGGGGTTAGAAGCGGTGGAACGTCCAGACGAGTCGTAGTCAGTGAATAGACCAGGCCGGCTCTATTGAAACCCTCTGCCGCTGATAGTTTACTGAGGCCGTGCTGAATACAGAGGATGTAGTCAGCACGGGGTGCGTTCAATTCAGGTATATTCGGATATTACGCTTGTTTGGTACGTCTACGAGGTGAGCCGCCAGGTGTTAGAGGGTAGCCTTGATAGCTCCGACAGCGAGCGTCGGTAGCTGACCGAGTACCGCTGGGAACGTGAGTCCGAGCTGCTCCTTGAAATCTGTCATATCGAAAAAGCCGTTGATAGAGGTGATCCCATCGTCGGAGAACGCGATGACATCAACGCCGTTCATCTCTACAGACTGGCCTGTCGGCGGGAGTGGACCGAACGGCCCATCACGAGTCCCGTACATCGTCCACTCGACGAACAGCAACCCCTTATCGTGGTCAGCGACACGTCGCTCAACTTCGAAACGTACGTCCGGAAATCCCTCAGTCGTTTCCTCCACCCATTCTTTGATCTCCTCACCGGAGAGTGTCCCTTCAGTCGCTGGATCAGAAACCGTTCCCCCGTCAGCAAACGCATCACCCCCTCGGAGTCGTGGTTGTTCCACCCCTCGACGTACCGGTCGTAGTATTCGTCAATACTACTCGTTGGCATACGACCGGTATGCGGCGCTTCAGGCTTCAAACCTTATGCCTCTCACCGTATTTCCGACAATCTGGGCTTCGAGGCCGTCCACCCCGAACACCCCTACTGCCCGGTGCTGTCGGTGGTAGTACTATGTTGTGACGTATTATTAAGTGGTCAAGAGTGGAAGGACCCGGTCATGAACGACGGTGAGGGAGGCGTTAACGATGCTGAACCGCTGGTGTTCGAGCACGGAATGGACGAGTCGGGCGAGAAGTACGTCCGCATGGAGGTCACGCTCCACCCGGGAACGGATACGGCAAATGATGACCTCGCTCACCATCCAACGCTGTTCGACGTCCCCGACAGACACGTACACCCGAAACAGGAGGAGCGATTCGAGGTGGTCACGGGCGAGTACGCCATCGAGCGGGACGGCACACAGCATACGCTGACGCCGGGCGACGAACTCGTCGTCCCGCCGGGCACGCCACACACCCAGCGGAACCCGACAGACGACCCGATTCGTGTCGCCCACGAACACCGCCCGCCGCTGGACTCGCCGACAGTCTACGAGTCGTTCTACGCGCTAGCACAGACAGGGCAGACCGACGACGACGGGATGCCGGGACCCCTCCAGACCGCAGTGGTGGTCGACGAGTACCCCGGCCACACGTACAGACCCAGCCCGCCAGTCCCTGTCCAGAAGGCGCTTTTCAGCGTCCTCGCGGGCGTCGGTCGACTGGCCGGCTACGAGGCGACCCACACCCACGACGACGTGGTCACCCACGGCTAACTGTCGACGCGTGACTGCTCATCCGGCTTCCAGACACCCAACGAGAACCATGTGTGGGACACGGGCTAGTGCAACAGTTGCGTCAGGTTGCGGTAGTGTTGCAACGCGGCGTGTTCTATCTACACGAGTTTGGAGGGTTATTACCTGAGCACAGTAGATGAGCCTTGTTTAGATGCGGTGTCGGTCATCCCCGACAACCCCGGTCCGACCACTGAAATCGGATCGAGAGACAGTCACAGACCGATTCAGTACAACCGCCACAACCACTAACCGACGCCTGCAGGAGCGTCTAAACAAGGCCCAGTAGATGTATCGCAGCCATCACCATCACTATCGAATAGCGTACGAGATCCGCGCTCTATATTCAGCACGCGATACCTGTCAGGCCTTGAGTGTTTCAATAGAGCCACCAGGCCATATTGGCGCTCAGATCACCCCTGAAGATGTTGGCTCCGCTCCCTACGTATCATCGCGCTCGGTCGCGACGGCGCCGTCGGCAGTTGCCTCCCACTCTAGGACGCGGCCGTCGTCCAGAAAATCAATACTGAACGGCATCGTCACGGGTTCGAGTCGGGAGGAGTCCCCTCCTGGTCATCGCTCGTTGCGACCGCGGTTTCGAGCTCCTTGAGGCGTTCCTCGTGGTCGTCGAGTCGAGCCTCTTGTTCGAGATCGATGCTGAGCAGCGCCGGCAGCAGCGGGTTCTGATGGTTCAACAGCCCGCTCGCGTCGGCGTGCTCGCGGGCGTACTCGAATAGGCGATCGAAGCGCGGCTGGTCGCGACGCCGCAGTGCCCGCCGGAACTCTGCCCAGCGCTCTTCGATAGCCCGCAGTGCATCACGGTAGGTTGGGTTCGTGCGCCCCATCGCTATCGGCCTCCTGTCCCGGTCGCGGTCCACGCATCGAGCAAGGGATCCGCGGTCGTAGCCACGGTCTCACCGTCAGCGGTGACGCCCGTTCCGACGCCCTCCGGAGTCGACGGCGCTGGCGTCGTCGGTTCCACGCCGACCTGCGTGGCGCGTGCCGCAAGCAGTTGCCGCCAGTACGCGAACGTCGTCTGGTAGTACGCGCCGTCGTCGACGGGATAGACGAGCGTCTTGAAGTCCTCGCCGACAACTCGTGGCCCCATCCGGGTCTGCTCGCACTCCAGGTGGTAGTCGGCGGCCGTCGCGACCGGCGCCGTGAAGTCGTCGCGCTGCGTCCGCGTAACGAGCACCGGGATGTCGTACCCATCGGCGTAGGTCGCCAACCGGGCGAGAGTTCGAGCCTGAAGGGTTCCCGCGTGGGTCTCGCCGAGGGTATCGTCGGCGCGGTACTGGACGTCGACGGCCGGCGCGACGATGAGGGCAGGTGTGTGGGGCGACGTGTCCTCGTCACGACTCGGTTCCCCTCGACCGGCCGTCCCGGCATCAGTGGTGGACATCTGGATCGACTTGTTCACTGCCGTCGGGAGATCACAGACGGCGCCGTAGTGCTGGTAGGCAGTGAATCCGCGTGCCACGTGGATTCGGTTGAGCAACCGTTGACTGGGCGCGATCTGAGCGAGTGTCGTCGTCGTCGCGTGACCATTTGCGTCGACCCAGAAGGCGGGCCCGTCGTACAGGAGGAGATGGTCGAGTACGAGCGACTGCAGGATCGGGACGCTGCGGCCTCCCTCGACGTCGAGCAGCGTGATGCCGTCGCCGAGTGACGGCAACAACATCTCGTCCGTAGTCGGATCGGCCTGGTCAGCAAGGGACCGATTGCGGTCAGCGCCCCGTGTCGGCTGGTCCACCGCCAATCGGTTCGACGTTGGGGGTTCTCCCATACTCGATTAGTTGTCTACGTTCCCGATAAGCCGCGGCGTGTCGCTTCCGCGTTTCAGGAAACTCGATGTGATCCCCTCCAATCCCGGTACAGTCCCGAGTAGTCTCCGTTTGGATCCTGTTTCCGAGAATAGTTCCTGAATCGTGCGTTCTTCGTGTTAACCAACACTGGCGCATATCGACGGCAGTATGTTGGTTAACACTCCACAGCTACACTCTCGAGCTAACTGCTCGGTATGTTAATGCTCAACGCCACGTTGGAAGAGGTGCTATATGAGCTACCCACGAACCCACGTCGACCACCGAAACCCCGATCACCCCGAGTCAACGCACCCAACTCGAAATATCGTGAATGCCCACGTTGTTGCTGGGGAATTCCTCACTTCGCGGTACCACGAGGCGCTTCAAACTGTTCTCCATCCCCTCGACGAGTCTCTGGACACCAAAGACCAACGCGCTCAACGACCTTGGCATCGTCCACGCTAATGGTTCCTTGAACGAGCTTTCCCCTATCGTTCGTACATACGTCAAACTCGACGAGTATTGGACACGTACCCATCGTACTGCGCTCAACGAACTATTCGCTGATCGACGTGCTCACGTCCTGAGTTGCTGTACGCGATTCCTTTCAGAGTTCCCTCGACACACTCTTGAAGCTGAATCTGGCCGTTCCGGAACTGCGCTGGATACTACCCTTGCTCCGCTTCTCGAGTGCGGATTTCTCTCACACACAGATGATGAGAAAACCCCATACTCTGTTGATGAACACCACGCGCTATATCGGCCGACTGAACGGCTCTTCGACGCACTTCTTGACCAAGCAGCTGTTCTCTGTGAGCTACTGTCCCCGACCGAGCTCTGATCGCACGATTCAGAGCCTTTTCGGCTCTGCAGAAACTCTCTTGGTCACATTCCATCTGCAGTGAAACAGCCGGTACGTGGGTTTGCATACTTACCGAGAACCTGGAAGAGAACGATGTAGACCTGGAACGGGTCGAAGTTCGGCCTCTTCAGGAACTGAACCGAAAGGAAAACCCCCAGAGTAACCTGTTCAGCCGATTCGACCAAAGCAAATACTGGAAAACTCTCTTAATAACAGACTTCATCGATGTCAATTGATGGAACTGGATCGACGAATCCGAGTAACTCCCCTGCAAGCGGGAGAGGTCCTCACTCTTCTCTCAATCCCGCTTATCCTTGCTGTCATCTACTATTTGACCCCGATATCGTTCCAGCATCATCTGGTCCTTGATCACACGAATCCGGCGCTCCACACGTTCTGGACGAACTCGCTGGTCCACGAACACAAACCCGGTGACGGCCACCTCATAGGGAACATCGTAGGTTATACAATTCTGGTCCTCCCGTGCTGGGCACTCTACATCCATAGGAACCAGAGACGGAGATTCTGGACCGGATTCCTGATACTGCTAACTCTCGGCGCACTTACCGCTAGTATCAGCAGTTATCTGGCGTTCCACGAAGTCCTCGGTCTACAAATCCAGAATGATCGCGGGTTCTCAGGTGTTGTCGGTGCAGTAGACGGGTTCCTGGTGATGACGATTCTCCAGACATTTGCCCAAGAGCAGGAGGAAAAAGTCGCAATGCTGTCCGTGGGACTCTACTTCGCCTACCTGTTCATGGGCCTTGGAGCTCTAACCTCCCGATACATTATCCTCGGATTTGGAGTGCTAGCCCTGATAGCAGTGTTTGCAGGAACCCGGACAAAGTATGTGTCCCACCCCGAGCAGCTCTCCGATTGGGGGTATAAGAATCGTCGTCTAAGCGGGATTCTAGTTATCGCTGCGCTCGTGAGTACGTTCGCCTTCGCTGCAGCATTGCCCACTGAGATCACCAGCTCGTCAGGCGGTCTGAAGAACATCGTCGCCCATGGTGCCGGAATCCTATTTGGGATGACCGTTGAGGTCTTTCTCCGACGGATCAACTAGTCGGACTCTAGTCTGCTTTTTCTGAACTCGAGCCTCTCCTAACCCCTCTGACTCACCCCCACGGATCCACCGTTAGAATTCACGAAACATGGCAAAACATGGACTAAGATGGAAAATTATAGGGGAACATTAATAATAATGGAGTATCAAGGAATGTGATACGATGCAACTGGCCAAAGTGAATTCGGG
Protein-coding sequences here:
- a CDS encoding helix-turn-helix transcriptional regulator, which translates into the protein MLRRIELEVLATVDRGDTISDLATKLDHSESYLSRAVGDLVEKGLVYTERDGRRKRVVPSDARAVELYRDLVRQHSHIDFPELLTGKTLEVLYYLDQPRTVSEIADRSDNYRNTVNRVLKRFRDRGLVGTADGHYEFNADFDRLHEFARELVHHLHRQRLEAVAPKGTILWEDYDEFLAQAETEIDAEGFHETGLARFAAFDLQFLLTGHRYYVYSEELDAVSPAELCCHTLLIDDGSRHRSYCLLLLSHVDVDEAALREQAAKYGLEAEIDALLRYLETHGEVDDDRLPEWDEFQKLAADYEVPLPQ
- a CDS encoding cupin domain-containing protein; amino-acid sequence: MNDGEGGVNDAEPLVFEHGMDESGEKYVRMEVTLHPGTDTANDDLAHHPTLFDVPDRHVHPKQEERFEVVTGEYAIERDGTQHTLTPGDELVVPPGTPHTQRNPTDDPIRVAHEHRPPLDSPTVYESFYALAQTGQTDDDGMPGPLQTAVVVDEYPGHTYRPSPPVPVQKALFSVLAGVGRLAGYEATHTHDDVVTHG
- a CDS encoding ester cyclase yields the protein MEQPRLRGGDAFADGGTVSDPATEGTLSGEEIKEWVEETTEGFPDVRFEVERRVADHDKGLLFVEWTMYGTRDGPFGPLPPTGQSVEMNGVDVIAFSDDGITSINGFFDMTDFKEQLGLTFPAVLGQLPTLAVGAIKATL
- a CDS encoding RNA-guided endonuclease InsQ/TnpB family protein, producing the protein MRRTNTFAVRPLTDDDERLLRELLDASASLWNELNYERRQQFFDGKSVWDTADYRKQYVGVLGSATAQQVIRKNKSAWKSFFAAREDSGDAAPPGYWGSEDAGRELRTFIRNDQYTLEFGERSRVEIPVGQDLKEKYGLGYYERLRLQLVGSPKWDGEKGQLEIQYDEVSDTFRAFQPVTVPDSQRDSPLADESAALDVGANNFVACTTTTGKRFLYEGRELFADFRETTEEIARLQSKLREGRYSSQRIRRLYRKRTRRRDHAQEALCRDLIERLYDEGVATVYVGDLTDVLSTHWHPEVNEKTHQFWAHRSFVDRLKDTAEEYGIFVEERSEAFTTATCVECGEQVETERYGDVFRCSCGHESHADLDASRTFLERETGTELETGSMARPVRLTWDDHTWSESPCSPERASPNEERTDRSTGDGKFASVGTV
- a CDS encoding type B DNA-directed DNA polymerase, with amino-acid sequence MPFTIDFLDDGRVLEWEATTNGAVVTERDKYTLRFYVAARDSETDIDLTTLQSVYDQHPDVVATELVARRPGFRRDEEAVLAVDVAHIDRVTPLARQARQLSAYPVGDLACFNVDFSREFRYCLETGADPTPASELSTLRLSVPVTETSNDIYGELSVAGDAVSGSPTDILTAVQGALEAHNPDVLVISTSEIVPTLYEMATDAGVDDFSLSRWPGVDYQQLASRSTYSSYGRVGHSPARYNVPGRAIIDESNTFFYGETNLDGVLDLVSRSKKPVQELAWASIGNVLTAIQICEAHDRGVLVPWNSWRHEFYKPMGTLHDADRGGFIFAPEVGLHENVHELDFSSLYPNIICTRNVSPDVIRCDCHSGRDDVPGLGYSICDDRGYLVDVLQPIIDARDEIKAAIRREKERDDPDEDRLAELEGRSGALKWILVACFGYQGFSNAKFGRIECHEAINAFAREILLTAKQRLETGGWRVVHGIVDSIWVTPNPDVDDEDREDLQTLATEITERVEIRLEHEAHYDWVAFVPQRESDAGALTKYFGKVAGDDEFKLRGIEARQRSTPPFIERVQRECLNRFDATRSPDAVLGRLQDAIDQLHAGQVPIEQLVERNRVSKPLEGYTQNTQNVAALKRARDQNLAIHPGQDIEYVVVDDGKTSRERVALAHEEVEMYDPDHYETELIRAVESVLSPLDWTRSDIRRALSETRVPELTTFTESKKN